ATGTCCCTGTCGACAGCGCCGCGCCGCCAATGCGACCTGACCGACATGGCCGACGTGAAGATGATGGTCGAAAGTGACGTGCCCACCGCCAGATGCATCTTCACATCCTCATCGATGCCGAGCAGCGTGAAGATATAAAAGAGCACCGGCACGATGACGATGCCGCCGCCGACACCCAGGAGCCCCGCGACGAAGCCGCCGAGCGCCCCGGTGAAGAGAAGCGCCGCTGCATAGATCAGAATATGGGCGAGGTCAGGCGAGGCAAGCATGTATTGTCCTTGAAAAGTTCCTTTTCGTCATCCTGGCTTTCGCCGGGATGACGGCCCTGGATTACACGATGCCGGCCCAGGTGTGGCGGCGCCAGTCGCCGCAGGCGATCGGCGCGCCGTCGATCGAGCCCGCCGCAGTGACAGCGCCCGCCCGCATGTCGCCGTCGCGCATCGGCGTGACCTTGTGGCCGAGTTCCGCCAGGAGATCCTGACGCGGATGACTCTGTTCGACGAGAAGCAGACCGTTCTCACTGCGCCAGCGCGGCCGGCCGATCGCCGTGGCGAGATCGATGCCTTCGATCATCAGTCCCGACAGGACCTGCAGCAGCGTCTGCACCTGCCCGTCGGCGCCGGGCGTCGATAGAGCGATGGCGCCGCGTGCCGTTTCGAGCATGGCCGGCGCCAGCGTGTGTACCGGCCGTTTGCCGGGCGCTGCGTCATTGGGCGCGCGGGTGAAGCCGCCGGCGCGGTTGTTCAGGACGAAACCGCATTCGGGCACCAGGACGCCCGAGCCGAAATCGTCGAACACGCTCACCAGCGAAGAGACGACACAGCCATGGCGGTCCGCGACGGAGACCCCGGCAGTATGCAGATAGGCGCGCGGTCCGCCGCGATGGCCGGCCTTGTCGAGATCGAGGGTGAGTTTCTTTTTCAGCAGCCGATCGCCCTCGGCGATATGGTCGCGATAGGCGAAGCTCGCTTCCGTCAGTTCGATCGCCGCATGGTCGAGACGGTCTCCCGGCACATCGCCGAGGTCGGAGAGCGCCTGCGCCGCCATGGCGAGAAGGACGCCTTGCGAGATCGGCGGCTGCACCATCAGCCTGGCACCGCGGAACGTGACCGCGATGGGATCGGCCACAATTGTCTGATGCGAGGCGAGATCCCCGATTGACAGCGCGCCGCCTTGCGCCTGCACTGCCGCGGCGGTCGCCGCAGCGCATTCGCCGCGATAGAAGCCTCCCAATCCTTCCTTGCCGATGCGATCGAGCGTCATGGCGAGCTCGTTCTGGATGACGAGGTCGCCGACCTGCGCGGCGAGCAGCCCCCATTGTCCGGCGCCATAGCGTTCGAGCCGCGGCCGGTGAGTCTGCGCCGCCCGCGCCAGCGAAGCCGGCATGCGCATGCCGAGACGGGCGATGCGGATCGCCGGCTCCAGCACCCGGCTGAAGGAGAGACGGCCATGGCGCTCGAGCGCCACATCCCAGGCAGCGACCATGCCGGGCACGGTGATGCCGGCGCCGCCATCGGTCGCGACCTTGGTGAGCTTGGCCGGCGCCGCGCCGGTGCCGTTCAGCGCCAGCACATTTCCATCCGGCTCGCGAATGAGACACAGCATGTCGCCGCCGAGCCCGCAGGCATCGGGTGCCACGACCGCCAGCACCGCTTGCGCCGCCACCATGGCATCGACGGCGCTGCCGCCGGCGGTCAGGATTTCCTGGGCCGCTGCCGCGGCGAAAGGATCGGCGGCGGAGACCGCGCCGGTGCGGCCGGTGAGCACCGGCCTTTCGCGCGAGGCGAAGGCATCGGCGAGCAGCACGGGCTCGGTGGTCTGG
This genomic stretch from Nordella sp. HKS 07 harbors:
- a CDS encoding gamma-glutamyltransferase, translated to MNTSKTQTTEPVLLADAFASRERPVLTGRTGAVSAADPFAAAAAQEILTAGGSAVDAMVAAQAVLAVVAPDACGLGGDMLCLIREPDGNVLALNGTGAAPAKLTKVATDGGAGITVPGMVAAWDVALERHGRLSFSRVLEPAIRIARLGMRMPASLARAAQTHRPRLERYGAGQWGLLAAQVGDLVIQNELAMTLDRIGKEGLGGFYRGECAAATAAAVQAQGGALSIGDLASHQTIVADPIAVTFRGARLMVQPPISQGVLLAMAAQALSDLGDVPGDRLDHAAIELTEASFAYRDHIAEGDRLLKKKLTLDLDKAGHRGGPRAYLHTAGVSVADRHGCVVSSLVSVFDDFGSGVLVPECGFVLNNRAGGFTRAPNDAAPGKRPVHTLAPAMLETARGAIALSTPGADGQVQTLLQVLSGLMIEGIDLATAIGRPRWRSENGLLLVEQSHPRQDLLAELGHKVTPMRDGDMRAGAVTAAGSIDGAPIACGDWRRHTWAGIV